The window ATTGGCAAAGAGCTCCAGCCGAAGAGTCTCGCCATAGTTTACATTCAGGCCGAGACCCCTATTATAGAAGACTTCCTCGAGAGGTATATTAATTACATTATGAAAACTCTTTCCATGCTTCCCAACGTCTTGGCAGTTTCTAGGAGTGGAAAGGATGGAGTTATTGCGTTGGTAGGGGAAGAAAGTCACGAGAAGCTCAACCGCTTTGTGGACGAGACTATAAGAGTCCTTCCGACCCTCAAGCGAGTCGAAGTATTCACGCTGGACGAGTTCAGCAAGGGCGAGGGACTCGTTGGGTTCCTAGTGGGGGTCTAAATGGAGATAGAGGTTAAGTTTCGCGTTGAATTTAATGAGACCAAAGACGCAATAGAATCTCTCGGTGCCATATTCATCAGAGAAGAGCTTCAGGAAGACCTCTACTTTTCTCTTTCCCTTCCAGAGCTCCTTAGGCTTAGGCGGATAACCAACCTTGGAAA of the Thermococcus onnurineus NA1 genome contains:
- a CDS encoding Lrp/AsnC family transcriptional regulator, yielding MVQLDDLDRAILRILKEDARLTISEIAERLNRPESTIHFRIKKLQERNIIDKYTIIIGKELQPKSLAIVYIQAETPIIEDFLERYINYIMKTLSMLPNVLAVSRSGKDGVIALVGEESHEKLNRFVDETIRVLPTLKRVEVFTLDEFSKGEGLVGFLVGV